A region from the Salvia splendens isolate huo1 chromosome 15, SspV2, whole genome shotgun sequence genome encodes:
- the LOC121767078 gene encoding proteoglycan 4-like, giving the protein MLIKEIPTTPSSPRTGADDGNRETSSRVRQENPNPSTPTTAPPLTSTVTPHPEVDEETLRHLDKILRSIPRELDDAAAYAELKSRPGISRPKAKASSSKTKIFPSSPTSPPPSTVQPWPPSPPKATSPVQTLPLSPLPSPPISPSPTINLPSSPTSPPPSPVQPSPSSPTQPMQCSESTSDGEGLREDYGQPFTMPSPTRGGAPTSVHASQGGNNDE; this is encoded by the coding sequence ATGTTGATCAAAGAAATTCCCACTACCCCATCATCTCCCAGAACAGGCGCCGATGATGGCAACCGGGAAACTTCTTCCCGGGTTCGTCAAGAAAATCCTAATCCCTCTACACCGACCACCGCTCCCCCTCTAACCAGCACAGTCACCCCACACCCAGAAGTAGATGAGGAGACCTTACGGCATCTCGACAAGATCCTCAGAAGTATACCCCGCGAGTTGGACGATGCAGCAGCATATGCAGAACTCAAATCTAGACCTGGGATTTCCCGACCTAAAGCTAAAGCTTCATCCTCTAAGACAAAAATCTTTCCTAGTTCTCCCACATCACCTCCACCATCTACCGTCCAACCTTGGCCACCATCTCCTCCCAAAGCCACATCTCCTGTTCAAACTTTACCCTTGTCCCCTCTTCCTAGCCCTCCTATATCACCTTCACCTACGATCAACCTTCCTAGCTCTCCTACATCACCCCCACCATCCCCCGTCCAACCTTCACCTTCATCCCCGACCCAACCGATGCAATGCAGTGAGTCTACCTCTGACGGAGAAGGACTGAGGGAGGACTATGGGCAGCCGTTCACTATGCCATCGCCAACAAGAGGTGGCGCCCCTACTTCAGTCCATGCATCGCAAGGAGGCAACAACGATGAATAG